The segment ACTATGGTGCAACTGTAGATAGTGAAGGAGGTATGCTCCAAAGCGGTCAAATGGATAGTCTTCTTGACTTCAGTTTCAATGAGAATGCAAGAGATTTCGTGAATGGAAATATTGCATCAGTTGAAGCTTATCTGGCTGACCGTGAAGCGAAGATGGATAACACAAGAACGATGGGACAGTTCCTGAGCAGCCATGATGAGAATGGGTTCCTGTCCGATTACGTAGCAGGAGATAAAGGGAAACTAAAAATCGCAGCAGCGCTACAAATAACTTCCAAAGGACAGCCAGTCATTTACTACGGAGAAGAATTAGGGCGTTCTGGAAAAAATGCAGGCGACATGAGTAAGGGAGAATTCAGCGAAAACCGTGCGGATATGCCGTGGGATCAGTTAGAAACGGAAAAGCCACTGCATGATCATTATCAGAAGTTGCTGAATATCCGAGCTAAGTATTCCAAAGTGTTCTCTAAAGGAATACGGACATCACTTGCTGCATCGAATGAAGAAGGATATCTGGCATTCAACAAAAATTATGAAAATAAGGATATCGTCACAGTCATTAATACGACAATAGCGGCTAAAAACATTACGATGAGTGTACCTTTTGTGGCGGGAAGCCAATTGAAGGATGAGTATAGTGGAGCAGTCTACAACGTAACGAACAATCAAAAAGTAAGCTTTAGTCTTCCAGGTATGAATGAAGGTGGAACCGTCATTCTTGCAGTTACTCCACCCGTTGATGAGGGGAATGGTAACGGAAATGGAACGGGTGGCAGTAGTGTCACTGACAGCGGTAACAGCAATCATGCTATCCAAAAGATCGTTAATGAAGAATCTCTGAAAAGTGGTAGGGAGATCATATCCATTAACCTCGGAGAAAAGGAGAATGGTGTTCTGCTTCCGTTGAGAACAGCGGAGCTTGTGGGATCGAAGTCGATTGAAATCAATAAAGGCGATTTCACGATTGTGTTTCCTTCTTCGTTACTGAAAGCTATTCAGCAATCGATTCCGGCTGGGCAGACTGAAGGCGCGCTCATCTCCTTTAAGATGGATGAAGTGCAACAATCTATAGCAGAATCTCTTCTTGGGAAATCAGATAGCTCGACAACGAAGTTGAAGTTGGCGAGTAAGATGTTCAATTTCAGTCTGTCAGTACAAACGAAGGATGGAAAAGAAGTGAAGATAGACCGTTTCCTAACACCTATTACTTTAGTCTTCAACGTTGACCCTGCGGCGGATAAAATGCTTCTTGGTGTGTATTTTGTTGGGGACGATGGGAAATTGGAATACGTTGATGGTTACTGGGACAACGGCAAGCTTAAAGCGGACGTTTATCGTTTCAGCAAGTATGCAGTATTAGAATACAACAAATCATTTACTGATTTGGAAGGTCACTGGGCGCAAGCTGCTGTGAAGGAGCTCGCGGCCAAACATGTGGTAGAAGGCACGACCGATAGTACATTTAGTCCCGAGCAACGGTTGACCCGTGCTCAGTTCGCAACGATGCTCGTTCGCGCTTTGAACCTAAAGGATGCAAGTACTGGTACTGTATCCTTTAAAGACGTCGATCGTAGCGCTTGGTATGCTTCCGCAGTTTCCGCTGCCCACCATAACGGCTTGGTGAATGGCAAGAATAAGTTCACATTTGCACCTCAAGAAACCATCACACGCGAAGAAATGGCTGCGATGATCGTACGTGCCTATAAGTTAAGAAACGCAGCATCAGCGGTACCGATGGGTTCGAGACCTGTGTTCATCGACGAACAGCAGATTAGCTCATGGGCTGTTGAAGAAATTCAAGCAGTCAGATCACTTGGATTGATGAATGGACAAAGCAAGAATAGATTCGTTCCTAAAGCGGACGCGAACCGTGCGGAAAGTGCGCAAGCCATAGTGAACTTATGCAACAAAATGTAGTAAAACAAGGCCAAGAACCTCCCATGTTTCATTCAAGTGGGGGAGGTTCTAATGGCTGAATTTCAGAGTATTTAGTAAGCTTGGCCTCAACATGTTACAATAGCATATAAAGGAGTGATCACATGGCAATAGAAATTCATGTTCAGGAAACACCGAATCCGAATTCAATCAAGATCAATACAAATCAGACCATATTTGAAGGTACTGGGAGTACATCATTGAAAAGTGGCGATTCAACAGATCATCCCTTGGCGAGTGCTCTACTCAGTATAGAAGGTATTGACAATATATTTGGGATTAGAGATTTCGTAACGGTGAGCAAGGATCCGGATGCACAGTGGGACGATATTCTACCCAAAGTAGAAGAGGCTTTTAAAGTAGTGTATGGCTGATTGATGCACAGATGAGTCAAACTGAAAAGTTTTAGAAGTAGATAGAAAAAAGTTCATTAGAACAATGGTGACCCGTTAGATCTACGTAAACGTGTAGAAGACGGGTCTTTTCCAATGCTTATTTAGATATAAATTCAGACTAACCAGATTACAGGGGCTTATCTGTTGTAGCATAGGAAATTTGATGTTGGATGACGAACAAATGTACTAGAGATTTGGATGATTTGAAGCTCGCATGAGAGAGGCAGGTTAATCTATTGGATAGACCTTTAGAAATACGGAATAGCAATCAATGAGTTTTCAGCGCAGGAAGTGAAGTTTGCCTTCACACATGTAATGCTCCAAATGCATTCGAGTGAGAACAATCGACTCCGTCATCTTTTCTACAACGGAGAATTGGAAATCAAAGGAGTACCCCGGGCGATGAGGTATTATAGCGTAAGGCGCAAATGAGTAGGGGAGAAGACATCGAATTCAGCAGGTGTATGCTAATTTACATAAACTCTCAATCAGAATATATTGATGTAACCGCAACTGACATTGCTTATTATCAGCGGTAGAGCCGTATGTGATAGCAACGAAGAAGAAATAGGATAAAAGACATAACCTGACAGTTGAGCTGTAAAGTTTATCTGTCTTTTTTGTCTATATCTGCTCTATTTTGTTGAATATGATTGAATATTAGGAGGATATTGGAATTGGAAGGCGAATATATAACTTTGAAAATAAGAAAAGATGTGCTGAGAATATAATTTGGTCTAATGAGTGTCTCCTATAATGGTGAATTTCTAGATCAAAATAACTTCCTTCAAATCAATTCTCTTATGACCTAATAACTATGAATTATTTGGAGGTGTTATTTATGGATGATATCAGAATTCTTGTTGAACAATTAAAGCTGCAAGTTCCCGAAATACAAAATAAATATCAAATTGCTCTGTTAACCAATTCTCGCTCACAAACGAGAATGATCAATGGTCAAAAAATGGAATTCTCCGATTATAACGAATTTTTCTCGGATCAGGAATACTCGGAGATATATAATGGTATCCAGGCAGCAGGTTTCTATGTCAATTCCTTTTTTAATGAAATTAATTTCATAGCAAAAATACTTGAAGAATCTTACTATAAAAACAACAAATTGGTCTATAATCTATCACGAAATGGAAAGCATGTAGGAAAAAAGTCTTTGATTCCATCCTTTTGTGATTTGATGGCGATTCCCTATACAGGATCTAATGCTTTAATCACCTCTTTCTGTCGGGCCAAATACATGTATACAAAATATCTGGAAGCACATAAGATCAACACACCAAAAACTTGGGTATTTTCGGGAAATAATAGATGGATTAATCAAGAAAAACCAACTTTTGGGACAAAAGTAGTCATTAAACCCATGCATGAATCAGCGAGTATTGGTCTTGATATGAATTCAATTTTTATTTTTGATGAGAACACGCTATTAATACTTGAGGGTCTTTATTCACCAACAAATAGACCTATTCTATTACAACAATTTATTGAGGGTTACGAATGTGAGGTTCCCTTGTTTGTATCTGATGATGATATCCATGCCATGGAACCGGTAGGCATCTCAATAGATGGAAACAACAAATTAAAATCCGATATCCTGACATACGAACATTCTTTCCATGACCAATACGAGTTTTATTCATTATCTGATGAGCTACGGGTCAGTACAACTAAGCATGTTAAAAATATTGCAATTCAAGTGGCCCAATTGACCAATCTGACTAACTACGGCAGAATAGATTTCAGAATTGACTATAATGGGATTCCCTATTTAATAGACATCGCAACCTCACCATATACGACAAGCCATAGTTCATTTGCATATTCATTCAGCAGACTTCAACTCGCCTATGAAGACATATATTCCACAATTATTAGTCTAGTATATAAACATTCCGAGTTTAAATAGATGTAAATTGCAAATCCGAAAATAAAAATAGACGACAGTAGAAACCTCCAGCATCATCCAGAGGATTGGAGTGTTCATAGACCCATTTATCCAGTTGATCAGGTCTCATACAAATTTTATTATTAACTAATAAACTTAAAGCATAATTACGCTTTTGAATTAAATCTTCATTTTTTTTGTGAAAGTTTGGGAAATTATCTTCTATTTGGTTTAGGTATTTCGCAGCTTCTTTCCACGACTGCTGCAGAATACTCATTGATAGATTTATGTTTGAAATATGATAACGATAGAAGCTATCTTCATTACCCTTTAAAATTTTATTTAAATGATTGTCAAGCATATCGTGACTTGAGTCATAATCTCCT is part of the Paenibacillus sp. IHBB 10380 genome and harbors:
- a CDS encoding NifU N-terminal domain-containing protein codes for the protein MAIEIHVQETPNPNSIKINTNQTIFEGTGSTSLKSGDSTDHPLASALLSIEGIDNIFGIRDFVTVSKDPDAQWDDILPKVEEAFKVVYG
- a CDS encoding alpha-amylase family glycosyl hydrolase, with the protein product MQQLGINTLWITPIVDNIDFNKGLDFNSKQYGYHGYWAKDFTKIDEHLGDLETFKELIDKAHDKGIKIMVDVVLNHTGYGLKPGDTSPDITQEDKDRFANMLRTDGISADEDPIKGELAQLPDFITEDVDVREQLMDWQAGWLERATTNRGDTIDYFRVDTVKHVEDTTWKAFKNRLTAIDPDFKMIGEYYGATVDSEGGMLQSGQMDSLLDFSFNENARDFVNGNIASVEAYLADREAKMDNTRTMGQFLSSHDENGFLSDYVAGDKGKLKIAAALQITSKGQPVIYYGEELGRSGKNAGDMSKGEFSENRADMPWDQLETEKPLHDHYQKLLNIRAKYSKVFSKGIRTSLAASNEEGYLAFNKNYENKDIVTVINTTIAAKNITMSVPFVAGSQLKDEYSGAVYNVTNNQKVSFSLPGMNEGGTVILAVTPPVDEGNGNGNGTGGSSVTDSGNSNHAIQKIVNEESLKSGREIISINLGEKENGVLLPLRTAELVGSKSIEINKGDFTIVFPSSLLKAIQQSIPAGQTEGALISFKMDEVQQSIAESLLGKSDSSTTKLKLASKMFNFSLSVQTKDGKEVKIDRFLTPITLVFNVDPAADKMLLGVYFVGDDGKLEYVDGYWDNGKLKADVYRFSKYAVLEYNKSFTDLEGHWAQAAVKELAAKHVVEGTTDSTFSPEQRLTRAQFATMLVRALNLKDASTGTVSFKDVDRSAWYASAVSAAHHNGLVNGKNKFTFAPQETITREEMAAMIVRAYKLRNAASAVPMGSRPVFIDEQQISSWAVEEIQAVRSLGLMNGQSKNRFVPKADANRAESAQAIVNLCNKM